The following coding sequences lie in one Haematobia irritans isolate KBUSLIRL chromosome 3, ASM5000362v1, whole genome shotgun sequence genomic window:
- the LOC142230593 gene encoding uncharacterized protein LOC142230593 encodes MICCLNRLRSMLIVVFLCLLQNIVTLQIPEDVEILEGYEFDESPEYYGTDANYYEARSMLTGINKAIRNRRSTLEYDQAKGFLNKNGPNKQIQESVIHNVESDRIELHNPPPQSKKHMKPEDELKPEARMQQDEAQALPKAEKQIMDPDYDYYAQRHISPSWKESMHMSPASDDDDTMADASNGYTARSRQARVNFITQPRKDNEPNAKDLPEPVVKVTPPLPKTQYDQKFSALAPSYNYEIYPSRSYDPYLRRYDRFDEQYSRYDPYNYEDHFLYRRHHDPYDSYSPRMPQYPEPYYNYPDRRYDIPEPRDYLPVYNNEVYEKSGYAPITYSDHYPLSSKYPADYHTKYPLDYPTKYPLDYPTKYPLDYPTKYPLDYVRPNKRIVYYAHLPEIVRTPYDYGNSYKRDRYDGVNTQSKPLTNAYKLEKTSASTTSTNNANMNGESFDYMKRDKKDRVTPKPGNSGRQ; translated from the exons ATGATTTGCTGCCTAAATCGACTAAGGTCAATGCTCATTGTGGTGtttttatgtttgctgcaaaacaTTGTTACTCTACAAATACCAGAAGATGTTGAAATTCTTGAAGGTTATGAATTTGATGAATCTCCAGAGTACTATGGCACCGATGCCAACTATTATGAAGCACGCAGTATGTTAACGGGCATTAATAAAGCCATACGCAATAGACGATCCACACTGGAGTATGATCAAGCCAAAGGTTTTTTGAACAAAAATGGTCCCAATAAACAAATACAAGAAAGTGTTATACACAACGTGGAAAGTGATAGGATTGAGCTGCATAATCCTCCGCCGCAATCCAAAAAACATATGAAACCAGAAGACGAGTTGAAGCCCGAAGCAAGAATGCAACAGGATGAGGCTCAAGCATTACCAAAGGCAGAGAAACAAATTATGGATCCTGATTATGATTATTATGCGCAAAGACATATTTCACCTTCATGGAAAGAATCGATGCATATGTCACCTGCCTCAGATGATGATGATACAATGGCCGATGCTTCAAATGGTTATACTGCTAGATCTAGGCAAgctcgagtaaattttattacacagCCACGTAAGGATAATGAACCTAACGCCAAAGATTTGCCCGAACCTGTGGTAAAGGTAACACCACCATTACCAAAGACCCAATACGATCAAAAGTTTAGTGCTTTGGCGCCATCATACAACTATGAGATTTATCCATCGCGCTCATATGATCCTTATTTGAGGCGTTATGATAG attcgATGAACAGTACTCCCGCTATGATCCCTATAACTATGAAGATCATTTCTTGTACCGCCGCCATCATGACCCTTATGATAGCTACAGTCCACGCATGCCCCAATATCCAGAACCATACTATAATTATCCCGATCGCCGTTATGATATACCTGAGCCACGTGATTACCTACCCGTTTACAATAATGAAGTGTACGAGAAGTCAGGATATGCACCCATTACATACTCCGATCATTATCCATTATCCTCTAAATATCCTGCAGATTATCATACAAAATATCCTTTGGATTATCCAACGAAATACCCATTGGACTATCCCACCAAGTATCCTTTAGACTATCCTACCAAGTATCCTCTGGACTATGTACGTCCTAATAAACGTATTGTCTACTATGCTCATTTACCAGAAATTGTAAGAACTCCCTATGATTATGGTAATTCGTATAAACGAGATCGTTATGATGGTGTCAATACTCAATCCAAACCTTTGACCAATGCATATAAATTGGAGAAAACGTCCGCATCAACAACATCGACAAATAATGCCAATATGAATGGAGAATCCTTTGATTATATGAAGCGAGACAAAAAGGATCGCGTGACGCCAAAGCCAGGAAATAGTGGACGACAATAG